A portion of the Lolium rigidum isolate FL_2022 chromosome 1, APGP_CSIRO_Lrig_0.1, whole genome shotgun sequence genome contains these proteins:
- the LOC124703624 gene encoding RNA-binding protein 2-like encodes GGSSLGKSASIPDVERPISLPIVDRPSEDESNILFVDGLPTDCTRREVAHLFRPFVGFKDLRLVHKEPRRSGDKAYVLCFVEFSDAKCAFTAMKALQEYSFDERKPDAPVLKIRFARFPFRPPPAHDDGKRLSTR; translated from the exons GGAGGTTCTTCACTTGGCAAAAGTGCCAGCATTCCAGATGTTGAGCGCCCCATCTCCCTTCCGATCGTTGATCGGCCATCAGAAGATGAATCCAACATTCTTTTTGTTGATGGTCTCCCTACCGATTGCACAAGGAGAGAAGTAGCTC ATTTGTTCCGTCCTTTCGTTGGCTTCAAGGACCTCAGACTAGTGCACAAGGAGCCCAGACGT AGTGGTGACAAGGCCTATGTCCTGTGTTTTGTGGAGTTCAGCGACGCAAAATGTGCATTCACTGCCATGAAGGCTCTACAAG AATACAGCTTCGATGAGAGGAAACCCGACGCACCAGTCCTCAAGATCCGGTTTGCAAGGTTCCCATTCCGACCTCCGCCGGCACATGATGATGGGAAACGCCTTAGCACTCGCTGA